A stretch of the Rosa rugosa chromosome 5, drRosRugo1.1, whole genome shotgun sequence genome encodes the following:
- the LOC133710440 gene encoding transcription repressor MYB6-like codes for MRKPCCDKQDTNKGAWSKQEDQKLIDYIRKHGEGCWRTLPQAAGLLRCGKSCRLRWINYLRPDLKRGKFAEDEEDLIIKLHALLGNRWSLIAGRLPGRTDNEVKNYWNSHLRRKLMNMGIDPNNHRPTNTLLPRPHNHHQSPPQTLKSPAGSGINNFNHEPVVIESKSLRGDDQNCEQVSDGRSCLEDDSSCGGHHLPDLNLDLTVHLSAPNFSSPNDDHQYLIKELNEPIHRPHLNISDPPEMSIGTKSAIFASSTTLPLFR; via the exons ATGAGGAAACCCTGCTGCGACAAGCAAGACACGAACAAAGGAGCTTGGTCGAAACAAGAAGATCAGAAGCTCATCGATTACATTCGCAAACATGGTGAGGGTTGTTGGCGTACCCTCCCTCAAGCCGCAg GCCTGCTTCGATGCGGTAAAAGTTGCAGACTTCGGTGGATAAACTATCTACGGCCAGACCTTAAAAGGGGCAAgtttgctgaagatgaagaagaccTCATCATTAAACTTCATGCACTCCTAGGCAATCG GTGGTCGCTTATTGCTGGAAGATTGCCGGGACGTACAGACAATGAAGTGAAGAACTATTGGAACTCGCATTTGAGAAGAAAGCTTATGAACATGGGTATAGATCCAAACAACCATCGACCAACCAACACTCTCCTCCCTCGGCCTCATAATCATCATCAAAGCCCACCACAAACACTAAAATCACCAGCTGGTTCTGGTATCAATAATTTTAATCATGAGCCAGTAGTGATAGAGTCCAAAAGTTTGCGTGGTGATGATCAAAATTGCGAGCAAGTATCGGATGGCAGAAGTTGCTTGGAGGATGATTCTTCTTGTGGCGGTCATCACCTGCCTGATTTAAACCTTGATCTCACTGTCCATCTCAGTGCTCCTAATTTCTCTTCACCTAATGATGATCATCAATATCTCATTAAGGAGCTTAATGAGCCAATTCATCGTCCTCATCTCAACATTAGTGACCCCCCTGAAATGTCGATTGGGACCAAGTCAGCAATATTTGCCTCATCTACCACGCTTCCTCTCTTCAGATAA
- the LOC133709233 gene encoding uncharacterized protein LOC133709233, which yields MRLTQGQGLRQSNVFLVGKLLTAREYKSKSFMGMFRNAWRINGSLQVEEAEGQRVLFTLSDPADKVRVWRGAPWGYNHALVALTFYDGIMPVEKVPLTMASYWITLQGIPPAFRSERVMTMIRYTLGDFQEIDKIAKKAGKLRINVEILLNKPLPFKCWYWVEDEVEFVCRFRYDKLFGRCSTCGFVTHVGLPCSGPALDEDDDEAERTVLGSQLTVSAVQIDNLPLQNNTTASCSGIVARK from the coding sequence ATGCGTCTGACTCAGGGCCAGGGTTTGAGACAATCCAATGTTTTCTTGGTGGGGAAGCTTCTCACCGCTCGGGAGTATAAGAGCAAATCTTTTATGGGGATGTTCCGCAATGCGTGGAGAATCAATGGATCACTGCAGGTAGAGGAAGCTGAGGGACAGAGGGTGTTGTTTACGCTATCGGATCCTGCAGATAAGGTTAGGGTTTGGCGCGGAGCACCGTGGGGCTACAACCATGCTCTGGTGGCTCTCACCTTCTATGATGGGATCATGCCGGTGGAGAAGGTTCCTTTGACTATGGCATCATACTGGATTACCTTGCAAGGGATCCCTCCAGCCTTCCGCTCTGAAAGGGTCATGACAATGATCAGATACACTTTGGGGGACTTTCAAGAAATTGACAAGATCGCCAAGAAGGCTGGGAAGCTTCGGATCAATGTCGAAATACTGCTGAACAAGCCTTTGCCATTCAAATGTTGGTATTGGGTGGAAGATGAGGTTGAATTTGTTTGTAGATTCAGGTACGACAAACTCTTCGGCCGGTGCTCAACATGTGGGTTTGTAACTCACGTTGGATTGCCATGCTCGGGACCGGCGCTggatgaggatgatgacgagGCTGAGCGAACAGTCCTGGGTTCACAACTTACAGTTTCGGCGGTGCAGATTGATAATCTTCCTCTACAGAATAACACGACAGCGTCGTGTTCTGGGATAGTGGCTAGAAAGTAG
- the LOC133709937 gene encoding uncharacterized protein LOC133709937: MTVLLSRPFPSFRAGQDLRIFKSRPSIKTSVSCFTPKHSFKRDYTSVMIVPTGVGAAIGGYAGDALPVARTLASVVDCLITHPNVLNAAMLCWPMPNALYVEGYALDRFAEGLWALKPVHQNKVGLVLDCGMEEELRVRHLQVADAARASLGLPVVEYVVTDTPLQVEKWIDTKSGQSTGSIKHPESLLRAVQALIKRSQVNAVAVVGRFPDDDFEDTDDYRQGMGIDLLAGVEAVISHLVVKEFQIPCAHAPALLPVPLCPSLCPKSAAEELGYTFLPCVLAGLSNAPQYLVKYSESEHGCILANDVDSVILPIDACGGSGALAFAQSKANKPLIIAVEENETVLDDTPDKVGFEAINVSNYWEAIGVVAAHKAGVNPQSLRRNRISSLQRASLLPTNGYAVQSATTNG, from the exons ATGACGGTCCTTCTGAGCCGTCCATTCCCTTCCTTCCGGGCCGGCCAAGACCTCCGTATCTTCAAATCCAGACCGTCCATTAAAACAAGCGTCTCATGCTTCACTCCCAAACACTCCTTCAAG AGAGACTACACTAGCGTGATGATAGTCCCGACCGGAGTCGGAGCCGCCATAGGTGGATACGCCGGCGACGCCTTGCCGGTGGCTCGCACTCTCGCCTCCGTCGTCGATTGTCTCATCACTCATCCCAAT GTGCTGAATGCAGCAATGCTCTGTTGGCCCATGCCTAATGCTTTGTATGTCGAAGGTTATGCTCTCGACCGATTCGCAGAAGGCTTATGGGCTCTGAAGCCTGTTCACCAGAACAAG GTGGGGTTGGTTCTTGATTGTGGAATGGAAGAAGAGCTTCGCGTTCGTCATTTGCAAGTGGCTGATGCTGCAAGGGCTTCCCTTGGCTTGCCTGTGGTGGAATATGTTGTCACTGACACTCCTTTGCAG GTAGAGAAGTGGATTGATACAAAAAGTGGGCAATCAACGGGGAGCATTAAGCACCCTGAATCACTACTGAGGGCTGTGCAGGCTTTAATCAAACGCTCTCAAGTAAATGCCGTTGCAGTTGTTGGACGTTTCCCGGATGATGATTTTGAAGACACTGATGATTATCGACAAGGGATG GGAATTGATCTATTGGCAGGAGTTGAGGCAGTTATAAGCCATCTAGTAGTGAAAGAATTCCAAATTCCTTGTGCACATGCTCCTGCTTTATTACCTGTACCTCTGTGCCCATCTTTATGCCCAAAATCAGCTGCTGAGGAG TTGGGATACACATTCTTGCCTTGTGTGCTTGCTGGCCTTAGTAATGCACCACAATACTTGGTCAAGTACTCTGAGTCCGAGCATGGTTGCATACTGGCAAATGATGTTGATAGTGTCATCCTTCCTATAGATGCTTGTGGAGGATCTGGTGCTCTTGCTTTTGCACAAAGCAAAGCCAATAAG CCCCTTATAATTGCTGTGGAGGAAAATGAAACAGTCCTTGATGACACACCTGATAAAGTTGGCTTCGAAGCA ATCAATGTCTCAAACTATTGGGAAGCGATTGGTGTTGTTGCAGCTCACAAGGCTGGAGTAAATCCGCAGTCACTACGAAGAAATAGAATTAGCAGTCTTCAACGCGCTTCTCTATTGCCTACTAATGGTTATGCCGTTCAAAGTGCCACAACAAATGGCTGA